Proteins encoded within one genomic window of Pleurocapsa minor HA4230-MV1:
- a CDS encoding alpha/beta hydrolase: MSSELSVDFIDPREVNPNAPLFVYLPGMDGTGKLLQTQSDHLAADFDLRCLAIRINNHSTWQDLARDTVQLIRSELAKKTNHEVYLCGESFGGCLALKTALAAPDLISKLILVNPASSFNQLPILSWGVDLTGFLPSWVHRYSAAGLLPFLVRLNRINDCDRDRLIESMKSIPPHVISWRLSLLRDFKVLDEELRSLNIPSLIVAGAADDLLPSVAEARKLTNLLPQGKMMILPQSGHACLLETEINLYQILIQQNFISAQTKLLLKL; this comes from the coding sequence ATGAGTTCTGAACTTAGCGTAGATTTTATCGATCCCAGGGAAGTTAATCCCAATGCGCCTTTGTTTGTTTATCTTCCTGGGATGGACGGAACAGGAAAATTACTCCAAACTCAGTCCGATCATTTAGCAGCTGATTTTGACCTGCGATGTCTGGCAATTCGCATTAATAATCATAGTACCTGGCAGGATTTAGCTAGAGATACAGTGCAGTTAATTAGGTCGGAGTTAGCGAAAAAGACCAATCATGAAGTTTATCTATGTGGTGAATCTTTTGGTGGTTGTCTGGCATTAAAAACTGCTTTAGCTGCGCCAGATTTAATTAGTAAGCTGATCTTAGTTAATCCTGCTTCTAGTTTTAATCAGCTACCAATTCTCAGTTGGGGAGTAGATCTGACTGGGTTTCTACCGTCTTGGGTACATCGCTATTCTGCTGCTGGACTATTACCTTTTTTAGTACGCCTCAATCGGATTAATGATTGCGATCGCGATCGCCTAATTGAAAGTATGAAGTCGATCCCGCCTCATGTGATTAGCTGGAGGCTGTCTTTGTTAAGAGATTTTAAGGTATTAGACGAAGAGTTACGTAGCCTCAATATTCCTAGTCTAATTGTGGCAGGAGCAGCTGATGACTTATTACCTTCTGTCGCCGAAGCACGAAAGCTAACAAATTTGTTGCCTCAAGGAAAGATGATGATCCTACCTCAAAGTGGTCATGCTTGCTTGTTAGAAACAGAGATCAACCTATATCAAATCTTGATTCAGCAAAATTTTATCTCCGCTCAAACTAAACTGTTGTTGAAACTGTAA
- a CDS encoding phosphatase PAP2 family protein — translation MPKYPKISRNNLYLLLLLLLPFVQLCYQTFKQNYYSLDLDVLEFLSNQRNLLSDFIFTNVYRISNTYVTGAIVLVALITLIRQRYWSEVKALVFATLGILLLVDKVLKPFFDRDRPPKPRLVSDLSPDSFPSGHAAGNLVFYFYISFIIAARYPQLTKYVYGVATCLVLLIGFSSVYVKAHWTTDILGGYVFGYCWLLISLNLLKFFNHRQLKP, via the coding sequence ATGCCAAAATACCCAAAAATAAGCCGAAACAACCTTTACTTACTTTTGTTGCTGTTGCTTCCGTTTGTACAGCTTTGCTATCAAACATTTAAGCAAAACTATTATTCCCTCGATCTAGATGTTCTAGAGTTTTTAAGTAATCAGCGCAATTTACTTTCAGATTTTATTTTTACCAACGTTTATCGCATAAGCAATACCTATGTTACTGGTGCGATCGTGCTAGTTGCTCTAATTACTTTAATTCGCCAACGTTATTGGTCAGAAGTTAAGGCGTTAGTATTTGCCACTTTGGGGATTTTACTACTAGTAGACAAGGTGCTGAAGCCTTTTTTCGATCGCGATCGCCCACCTAAACCAAGATTAGTTAGCGATTTAAGTCCAGACAGTTTTCCTAGTGGTCATGCAGCGGGAAACCTAGTTTTCTACTTCTATATATCTTTTATTATTGCTGCTAGATATCCCCAACTGACAAAATATGTTTATGGGGTTGCCACTTGCTTAGTCTTGTTAATCGGCTTTAGTAGCGTATACGTCAAAGCTCATTGGACAACAGACATTTTAGGTGGTTATGTTTTTGGCTATTGTTGGCTGTTAATTAGCTTGAATCTATTAAAGTTTTTCAATCATCGCCAATTAAAACCATAA
- a CDS encoding GNAT family N-acetyltransferase, which translates to MNTAPEIQTKTVEARGIKFSIIEDRQEVARAYLYIMHNELHQEPFGLLEDVYVNESCRGSGWGTKLVQQVITVAKEQNCYKLIATSRKSRPRVHQLYEKLGFESRGFEFRIDL; encoded by the coding sequence ATGAACACTGCTCCAGAAATTCAGACCAAAACCGTTGAAGCTAGAGGAATTAAATTCTCGATCATCGAAGATCGACAGGAAGTTGCCAGAGCTTATCTTTACATCATGCACAATGAACTGCATCAAGAACCTTTCGGTCTCTTAGAAGATGTTTATGTTAACGAGAGCTGTCGGGGTTCAGGTTGGGGAACAAAATTAGTCCAGCAGGTAATTACAGTCGCCAAAGAACAAAATTGCTATAAGTTAATTGCCACGAGTAGAAAATCTCGTCCTAGAGTCCATCAGCTATACGAAAAATTGGGGTTTGAATCCAGAGGTTTTGAATTTAGAATCGATCTATAA
- a CDS encoding 1-acyl-sn-glycerol-3-phosphate acyltransferase produces the protein MLSFTPRLLAQSLISAVNLNLTKSYTDRIPQDIPTIVISNHRSFLDAPILIKTIPNTLRIACHHYMGQTPVVREIVDSLGCFPLGTAEHRQQEFFEQANYLLTSRQWVGLFPEGTKPMIEPTAPHEINPFHRGFAHLAWKVPVTNLAVLPVAIASLSETNYPSIPIRWLKQFDQNEPFFERQGLHPMLVYHRVHVLIGRPYLINATQKQEYKGKQAKRLALDLTNYCQDQITELLKEGCY, from the coding sequence ATGTTGTCATTTACACCACGTCTGCTTGCTCAATCTTTAATATCAGCGGTTAATCTCAATTTAACTAAGTCTTATACCGATCGCATTCCCCAGGATATTCCCACCATCGTGATTAGTAATCATCGTAGTTTTTTAGATGCGCCAATTCTAATTAAGACGATTCCTAATACACTAAGAATTGCCTGTCATCATTACATGGGACAGACTCCAGTTGTGCGAGAAATTGTTGATTCCCTAGGTTGTTTTCCTTTAGGAACAGCGGAACACAGACAACAAGAATTTTTTGAGCAAGCAAATTATCTCTTAACCTCCAGACAGTGGGTAGGATTATTTCCCGAGGGAACAAAACCGATGATTGAACCTACTGCACCCCATGAGATTAATCCATTTCACCGTGGTTTCGCACATCTGGCTTGGAAAGTACCAGTGACTAATTTGGCTGTTTTACCCGTGGCGATCGCCTCTTTATCAGAAACTAACTATCCCAGTATTCCTATCCGCTGGCTCAAGCAGTTTGACCAAAATGAACCTTTCTTTGAACGACAGGGTTTACATCCGATGTTAGTTTATCATCGCGTCCATGTATTAATCGGCAGACCCTACTTGATTAATGCAACTCAAAAGCAGGAATATAAAGGTAAGCAGGCAAAACGACTCGCTCTCGATTTGACTAACTATTGCCAGGATCAAATCACCGAGTTATTAAAGGAAGGGTGTTATTAA
- the ilvN gene encoding acetolactate synthase small subunit, which yields MTKQTISVLVEDEAGVLTRIAGLFARRGFNIESLAVGPAEQSGVSRITMVVPGDEKIVEQLIKQLYKLISVLKVQDISQQPCVERELMLIKINATASNRAEVIQVAQIFRARVVDLSEDALTLEVVGDPGKIVAIIQMLTKFGIREIARTGKIALVRESKVNTEYLKSLEAKVTL from the coding sequence ATGACCAAGCAAACTATTTCTGTCTTAGTAGAAGACGAAGCAGGAGTTTTAACCCGCATTGCTGGATTATTTGCTCGCCGTGGTTTTAATATTGAAAGCTTGGCGGTGGGCCCTGCTGAACAATCAGGTGTCTCGCGCATTACTATGGTTGTCCCTGGAGATGAAAAAATTGTCGAGCAGCTAATTAAACAGCTATACAAGTTGATTAGCGTCCTTAAGGTGCAGGATATTAGCCAACAGCCTTGTGTCGAAAGAGAGTTGATGCTGATTAAGATCAATGCTACTGCCTCTAATCGCGCTGAGGTCATTCAAGTGGCGCAAATCTTCCGCGCTCGTGTAGTCGATCTTTCTGAGGACGCTCTGACTCTCGAAGTTGTAGGCGATCCTGGTAAAATTGTGGCGATTATTCAGATGCTAACTAAATTCGGCATTCGCGAAATTGCGCGTACAGGAAAAATTGCTTTAGTTAGGGAATCGAAAGTAAATACTGAATATCTCAAGTCGTTAGAGGCAAAAGTTACTCTGTAG